GTCTGTCCAGGAAATCCCAGGGTTCTtcgtgtctgcctccccagcactggggtcacggGCACTCACCTCCACGTCTGAAgtcctcctgcttcctcagcaagcattctgccaactaagccacctctgcagcctctgTCTTATGACAGTTGAGTCCGCACTGTGGATGCATGAGTCTATAATGTAGTATGAccagatgcatgcatgcataccgCTGTTTCCATATGGACATCTTTAAGTAGCGCCCTCTGCCGTGAGCTTCCCCTCATAGAAGCAAGTGGGGAGAGTCAGTAGACCCTCGCCTGAGATTTTCACTGTTCCCTCCCACATTTATGTGCAATTCTGTCCTAGTTGCTTGTGGCCTAGGAGTTTAGGGACATGCTAAAGTGTCTAGGCTGTATGAAGTATATAAAGTCTAAGGTACATAATTAATAAAGATTAATGGGGGCACTCCATCTATGTGGCTATGGGGAAGCTGTCACCCAAGCAGGGGGAGaatttccagtgtggctgctttggggtcactcaCGCTCCTGTCAGCAGCACCTCACCCCTGCCCAGGGAACTCCCTGGTTCTTCACGGTGAGCTGTGGTGAGCTGATCTTCTGTTCATTGTTGCTTGcttaggaggaaagggaaagatgtGGTTTACATCTCCCTGGGAAAAGAATTCTCTCAATACTCAGCTCAGAATTTtccattcctcctgcctctacctccccagtcctgggattaccaatatatataccatattattataccaatatatatataccaatatatatacatgtattattttcatttgttgattatacctcaataaagctGGAAAGACCCAACCAGTGATTTGaggctacttttatttttttttttttttttttttttttttttttaagtatccactatgactttaataaaaattgtatCATCTTTAATATACGTCCCATTCTCCAGAACAGTTTGGGCGACAAAGACTGGGCAGCCAGAGGCGATATTCATCTCTCCAGTGGGTTTCTTGAAGCTGCTGCTGTTGGGATCAGGCTTGAATGCATCTCCCAGATGACGTCGAGAGGATCCCTGATCCATCAGCATGAGTGTCACTTTCTGCTTGAATGGCCACGGCAACAAAGCATCATATTCTCCACGCATAATGACAAAAAACAGCGACAAGTGTGTCCCTTTCCCCATTCCGTCCCCATTCAGGTAGACCCTGGCGCACATCTTATAGCCAAAATAGCCCGTGTAGAAAGGCTGGCTGTAGAGAGACAAGGTCTTCCCCATGACGGCTTCCTGCTTCCGGCGCTTGTAATCACGGATCTTCCAGATCAGCACACCATTGTAGCTGGCGGTCTCAAGGACCTGGAACCGCAGGTCCATGTCCGCCAAGCGGATGTCATGAACACTCAGCATCTGGTCATGCCGGCTCAGCTGGGACTCCAGCAAGCCTGTGTTGCGAGCCGCCTGCCCAGCACTTTTGTCCACGCTTTCCAGCTCGGTCACACGGTTCTGGAGGGACTCCACACTGCTCTTCATGCTGTCTGCTTCCTCCCAGTTCTGCCGGAAGGGACGGATCTCCTTGTCGAGTTCTTTCAGTTTCTCTGCTTGGCTGTCTATTACTCGCTGCAAATGAAGGATTTTGGATTCATTGTTTCGAAgcatttccttctgtctctcaatTTCAATTTCAAAGCTACATATCTGATTGTGCAAACTTTGGATGCTCTTGTTTTTTTCAACACTTTCATTCTGCAGCAAGGAAACCTTCTTCTCCAGGGAGTTGCTCCACTCCTTGAGCAGATTCACGTGCTGCACTGCGGAGCTGGCCTCGTGGGCCTTGATCTGCTGGTTTGTACCCTGAAAAACGCAGCCATAGCGCTTAAAACTACAGGTGCTGGGGGCATTGACACACTCTGACAAGTGTGCACTCAACTCACTTCTCAGAAGAGTCTGGACGCTGCACTTATGCGGGCAGGACACCACCACACAGGGACAATCAGTGTCTTCGTGTTTCTGCAGTGTGATCATGGGGACTTGGCTCTTGCAGTGATTGCACGTGGCCTCTCGGTATTTACAGGCCTTTTCCACATGATCCCGCAAGTCTTTTCTCAATACTTTTTCTTTGCAATCGGCACGAAGACAGGGAAGCTCCTCAAACTGGCATTCGTTTTTTAGGTGCATCAGCAGATGTCCCAGAGTCAGTTGCTCTACACAACCTCTGCTTTCATTCCGACAGTAGATCTGAAGGGCCAGGATCTCTCTCTTGCAGCAATTATCCTTAAACACCTTGTCTTTGATGATGCTTTCTTGGCACGCTGTACATTTTGGACTCGAGGAGCTGAGCAGGGCAGCCATGCAGCTCTCACAAAACCGGTGCCCACACTCAGTCTGCTTGGGGTTGCACAGCACCAGGCGGCACTTCTCACACTTGTACTTGTCCTCCACCGTCTTCACAAACTTCTCCTTGTAGCCGCCTTGCTCTGGCACGAGCACTGAGCCTGCACCCCGGTCAGGCTGCAGCTTGAGGGGGGGGTTGGGCTGCAGCGCGCCAGCAGCGTCCATCTTTTTGCTCAACTCCAtcttaggaaaaagaaattcTGTGTCATATGCTGTAAGGAGGTTTCAGGGAGGCTCAGGAGTGAGGGAGAAGCTTCCACAAAGATGTCGAGCAGTGCCAGCCTTATCCTTCAAGTAATGGGGATCTTGTACCTTGTCTGTCAGGAAATGAACCTCAGGGGATCAgacagccaggagccaggaggaggTTTCTGATAGTGGACCTGGTTCTGATCTATTCTGGGACCTCAACCAAGTGGATAActtctttgggcctcagtttcttcatctttggTGTTAATCGAAGGTGGAAGGTGTGCATTCGGCCCCAGCTGGATCCCAGAACCGCCTGCCTTCCAGCCTCTCTGCAGCTCTCCGACTATGAATCAGTCATTCATCCCGCGGCCCGCCCGCTCGGCCGGCTCAGGGGCGCCGCGCGCATCCTCCGCCGTCGTCTGCAGCGTCCAGCTCCCCGGGCAGCCCCATGTCGGGGGCCGGGGAAGGGccggcggccgccgccgccgccgccgccgccctacttttatttttaaagcatattttatttctgaaatataaaCATCATTTGTGATGTCAAAAGATATggtcaagttttaaaaataaactacatCTAACTTTCAGACATGAAAGTTTAGACTGGTTTCTAGGAATATGTGCATGAGAGCAGAGGATAGCCCAGGATTCAGCCACTGTTTCACCTTAGTGACATTGGGTGACTTCTAGCTGTCGTCAAGCACAAACCCACAGCAAACATCCACCCCCCTAAAAACTCCAAGCctgggtgtgtgtttgttttctgacacagatcacattctgtagcccagactggcctacagTTCACTTTGCAGCCTAGGCTGAAAAGTAACTATGGGAGACTGAGGATATGGACTGGCCAAGCCAGCTGCCTAGGCCTGCTCTCAGAGAGaacttccttccctccattcctcccctaCGCCCTGCTTCCCTGACAGGGTACTCTGAGGGTGTGAGGCAGTCAGCTTGTTCACAGTGAACAGCCATTGTGGTGCAGGGCTGGGTCCAGCTTCAGGGGTGGGAGAATGAGATGGGAGGGGTCAAGTGCAGGCTGGCCCTGGAAGCATGCTGTCACTCCTGGAGAAGGTAGACAGACATAGATGGTCCTGGCCGTGAGGCATGCTATGGCCAACAGCACATGCATTCCATCTGAGTGCCACCCTCCTCACCCCAGTAGTCCCCTGAACGAGGCAAACGAGCAGGATCACAATCTCAGACGCTCAAGGATCAATGGTATTGGCCCCCTTAGTCTAATAGGTAAGGTCTCCCTTCTGCCAGAGCAAAAGCTCTGCTCCTGGTGTCAGCCTCCACCCAATCTCTGACGCTTCTAATACATGTAGAACAGGGGACACACATGTGCCTCAGTTTGCACACGTTCCTGAATATCTCTGTGAAGTTAGGTCAAGGGGAACTACACTAAACATGTTCCTATACATTAAAACAACCACCGTGTAAATAGTTCTTCCCAATTACAGTGTCCCACCTGAGTTCCTGAATATGGACCACAAGCATCATCCTTTGGGACCTGATGGGTAACACAGGACGAGGGACCAGGAAACAGGCTAATTACCCCAGCCAAGCCACAAGCCCTACTTACTCACAGGCCCTCTGGTGGGTTAAGCTCTTCGGTACCTCTCTGTCCAGCTCAGGCCTTGCTCAGCTGTCTGCTCCAGGGTGGAGCAGGGACCTGTGTGGTGACGTGATCAGGGAGAGGCCAGGGAGGTTGACTGGAGTCAGGCCTTGGCGGGCTCCTGAGGTGGCTCCCTGGGCTCAGACCTGCCAATTAAAGGCCAGAGAGATGAAAGAGGAAGCTTCGGGAAGCAGCCCGCAGCCAGGCGAGATGAAAGCCAAGCCCAAGCGGTGTTTGACGGCCtccaagtggggggggggatctaGGTGCTCTTTATTACAGCGATGAGAGCGTGTAATCACAGAGACCTGGGAGACACTGGGGCTGACTGCCAGCTTTGCCCTTCTCCGCTGGCAGGCTTTGACAAATCACAGTTCCTCATCTCCCCACCCAGGGACCTGGGGACTGGCTAATTACCCTAGACTTTGGTCACAGGTCCCACCCACTCCTGGTCGGGGATACTCCACACCTGCCGCTCTCTAGCCCAGGAACCTGACAGCCTCCTCCTCTATGGGCTTCCACATCCAGCCAGAGCTGGGCAGCTCTGAACACTGCAGGCAGCCAGAGCAGGGGTGTGAGGCTGGGGTGGCTGAGCCGGAGGGACCGAGGGATGGCCTGTCAGACGGTCTGACCCTTGCTCCCAGCTTCAACCCCAGTGCTCAGTATACCCCGCCTTCTGTTTCCTTAGTGTTTGTCTCTCCTTAAAAGGATGCAAGCTCCACGCAGAGGGTTTGTGTTCGTTTCCCTTGGTTGCTATAACTCCCCAAAGTGAGTGGCTTAAAGCCATGTGAATTTATTTAGTTCTGGAAGGTCCAGTCTCATCAAGCTAACATGAAGGGCAGGCCTgtcccttcccatctccctccctttcttggTCCCATGGCTTCCACACACCTAGGCTCAGGTCACCATTTGTCCCCAAAGCCAGTCAGCTCACTCAGATCTTTTGCCTCCTCTGCGATCAGGTCTTCCACCTGCGCTCTGGCTGGTCTGCAATCCGACCCTCCTTCTAAGGGCTTCGTGATGAGGTGGACATGCCCTGGtaaccccaggctagcctccctTTCCCCTGCAACCTTCCCTCAGCCATCTGACCCGGCATGTTCACCACATCCAGGGATGGGGACCCGGGCATGGGGGTCCGGGGACTGTTGTGGTTTGAGTGCAGACTCAGGTGtttgaacacccccccccccaggtgctGGCACTGTTTTAggaagttgtggaacctttgggacCAGAAGCATGGCTGGCAGAGCTGAAGCACAGTTGGGGGACAGGCTTTGTGGGCTACAGGGCCTGGCCCTGCTTCAGATCCCATTCGTGGCTTCCTgatctaacctccacatgtgaaACAACTGCCCCATGTCTctgcagatgcagagggagccaCCCTCTTACCCTCCCTGCCTTCTCTACCACCGATGGACTGCACTCTCAGGAAACCGTGAGCTGAGGTTGCTCCTGTCAGGGATTCACTGATTGGACTGCCACGCTACCTGCTGCCGGACTCTTCTTGCTCCCTGGGGCATCCCCAGTACTCGACATACTGCAGACTCTCCAGAACAACACACTAAatgaggaaataaaggaaaacctGACGAGGTGGGTGAGCATAATATTTAATGTGGCAAACAGCGGTGGTTATTCCTCACAAGTACCATTTGGATGGTTTTGTGCTCATTTAATCACTAcagttcctattttcttttttgagatagggtctcatgtaggccaagctggccttgaactctgtggcagaggatgacctttaactccCGCCTCCATCTCTCTAGGGCTGGTTTCACACTCGTGGGCCACCACTCGCACGGTGCATATGGTGCTAAGCATGAAGCTGGCTCTCCTAAGttagacaagcgctctaccaaccgGGCTGTATCTCTGGCCCTCCCCAACAGTTCTGTGAGGCACATTTGGTTATTATTTGTAGTCTACgaatgaagaaatgaagtcaTACCCTGCTGCTGAGTGGCGAGGCTGCTCTATGGAGCCCTTATTGTGCCCAGCTCCCAGCCGGGCACTGTATACCTCCCTCTGATCTCAGTTCCGcccatgggggggagggggggcttgaTGAAGGGGATTCGGTATAAACTGTGAAATATACACAGAATAAGGTGCCTGGCTGGGCTAGGGGGATTCTGTTCTGGGAGATTGAGTGACTCTGTAGAGGTTCCTACGGCCCTCTGGGTCTCCTTTGTTAATGAGATCAGGACCCTGTGCCCCAAATGAGCCCAGATGTCTGTGTTCCCACTAGGACACAGGGCTCCTGGAGTGAACTTGGCTCCCCAGTCCCACCCCACCTTTACAGAAGTCTCCTGCCGTGACCTCCCCCTGAAGCTGGGTACGCCCACTctgtcccttagaagcctgtcCTTTGGGAGACAGGAATGAACTCCAGACCTCCTCAAGGGCTCAAGTCACACTGGCCATTTTCCTGAGAACTGGGCCCTGTCCACCTTCAGCACATCCAATGGCTGCTCTTGGTCTGGGTACCTGCCCAGCCCCTATCATCACTGGTtacctctcttcctgctcctcgaGACCATGCACACACAGGCTATGAGAAGCCACCCTGTCACCTGGACCTCAGC
The sequence above is drawn from the Peromyscus leucopus breed LL Stock chromosome 1, UCI_PerLeu_2.1, whole genome shotgun sequence genome and encodes:
- the LOC114697589 gene encoding TNF receptor-associated factor 3-like, whose product is MELSKKMDAAGALQPNPPLKLQPDRGAGSVLVPEQGGYKEKFVKTVEDKYKCEKCRLVLCNPKQTECGHRFCESCMAALLSSSSPKCTACQESIIKDKVFKDNCCKREILALQIYCRNESRGCVEQLTLGHLLMHLKNECQFEELPCLRADCKEKVLRKDLRDHVEKACKYREATCNHCKSQVPMITLQKHEDTDCPCVVVSCPHKCSVQTLLRSELSAHLSECVNAPSTCSFKRYGCVFQGTNQQIKAHEASSAVQHVNLLKEWSNSLEKKVSLLQNESVEKNKSIQSLHNQICSFEIEIERQKEMLRNNESKILHLQRVIDSQAEKLKELDKEIRPFRQNWEEADSMKSSVESLQNRVTELESVDKSAGQAARNTGLLESQLSRHDQMLSVHDIRLADMDLRFQVLETASYNGVLIWKIRDYKRRKQEAVMGKTLSLYSQPFYTGYFGYKMCARVYLNGDGMGKGTHLSLFFVIMRGEYDALLPWPFKQKVTLMLMDQGSSRRHLGDAFKPDPNSSSFKKPTGEMNIASGCPVFVAQTVLENGTYIKDDTIFIKVIVDT